The proteins below come from a single Burkholderia contaminans genomic window:
- a CDS encoding nuclear transport factor 2 family protein — MDDTTRTLHEYEQIRQLKYRYFRAVDTHDWALLADCLTEDCEARLYGGRYAYDGRDAFVTSLRTLIGKPTFLTMHHGHHPELTLVSADHACGVWFLEDHAINLEDNYLLHGTAFYDDQYVKRDGVWRIHATRHERLFETVTSPIPPSFTLTANRFAPDAHQMSGSTEAAS; from the coding sequence ATGGACGACACGACCCGCACGCTCCACGAGTACGAGCAGATCAGGCAGTTGAAGTACCGGTATTTCCGCGCGGTCGACACGCACGACTGGGCGCTGCTCGCGGATTGCCTGACAGAAGACTGCGAAGCGCGGCTGTATGGCGGCCGCTATGCGTACGACGGCCGCGACGCGTTCGTGACGAGCCTGCGCACGCTGATCGGCAAGCCGACCTTCCTGACGATGCATCATGGCCATCACCCGGAACTCACGCTGGTCTCGGCCGATCACGCGTGCGGTGTGTGGTTTCTCGAGGATCACGCGATCAATCTTGAGGATAACTACCTGCTGCACGGCACCGCGTTCTACGACGACCAGTACGTGAAACGCGATGGCGTGTGGCGCATTCACGCGACGCGCCACGAGCGGCTTTTCGAAACCGTCACGTCGCCGATCCCGCCGTCGTTCACGCTGACCGCGAACCGGTTCGCGCCGGACGCGCATCAGATGTCCGGATCGACCGAAGCCGCTTCCTGA
- a CDS encoding alpha/beta hydrolase: protein MSGHISRGASPATGAENRLFVAHLRGSHLHTTQTEIEAPGPPGPLKGTLLSPDTGDMPVVLIVPGSGATDRNGNAPSWLQASTYRLLAERLCEEGIASVRIDKRGMYGSASAIPDANDVVIDDYAADVHSWVAAIRARTGASSVWVLGHSEGGLVALLAARQSADIAGLILVAAAGRPLGPVLRQQLQSNPANAPILDNALSILDSLEAGDRVDAASIDPVLMPAFRPQDQRFLMSELTIDPAALLADYTKPVLIVQGARDLQVAVQDAEPLQRANPQAEMALIADANHVLKAVRTADLQENLAAYSNPDLPLADGVVEAISAFVHASSLNRA, encoded by the coding sequence ATGAGCGGACATATCAGCCGCGGCGCTTCGCCGGCGACTGGCGCTGAAAATCGATTGTTTGTGGCCCATCTCCGAGGAAGTCATTTGCACACCACGCAGACGGAAATCGAAGCGCCGGGCCCTCCCGGTCCGTTGAAGGGCACGCTCTTGTCCCCGGACACCGGCGATATGCCGGTGGTGCTGATCGTGCCGGGCTCGGGCGCGACCGACAGAAATGGCAACGCGCCGAGCTGGCTTCAGGCGTCGACGTACCGGTTGCTCGCGGAACGATTGTGCGAAGAAGGTATCGCGTCGGTTCGAATCGACAAGCGCGGCATGTATGGCAGCGCGTCGGCGATACCGGATGCTAATGATGTCGTGATCGACGACTACGCGGCGGACGTCCATTCGTGGGTAGCCGCCATCCGCGCGCGGACAGGTGCTTCCAGCGTATGGGTGTTGGGGCACAGCGAGGGCGGTTTGGTGGCGTTGCTGGCGGCGCGGCAATCGGCCGACATTGCCGGCCTGATCCTGGTTGCCGCGGCGGGGCGTCCGCTCGGGCCCGTATTGCGGCAGCAACTGCAATCGAACCCTGCAAATGCGCCGATCCTGGACAATGCACTTTCGATCCTCGATTCCCTGGAGGCCGGGGATCGGGTAGATGCAGCCAGCATCGATCCAGTACTCATGCCGGCGTTCAGGCCGCAAGACCAGCGCTTCCTGATGAGCGAATTGACCATCGACCCGGCAGCGCTGCTGGCCGATTACACGAAACCCGTGCTCATCGTGCAGGGCGCGCGGGATCTCCAGGTTGCCGTGCAGGACGCGGAACCGTTACAGCGAGCAAATCCGCAGGCCGAAATGGCGCTGATCGCCGACGCCAATCACGTTCTCAAGGCCGTCCGCACGGCGGATCTGCAAGAAAACCTCGCTGCTTATTCGAACCCGGATCTGCCACTGGCGGACGGTGTCGTGGAGGCTATTTCAGCGTTCGTGCACGCATCGTCATTGAATCGGGCCTAG
- a CDS encoding SDR family NAD(P)-dependent oxidoreductase → MTNSIRFDGGTAVITGAASGIGSGLARHAAGLGMRVVLADLDPAKLDAFAATLDTEVLCVPTDVSRPEAVDALAKAAWQRFGGVDLLFNNAGVMATGFSWEITPERFERSFAINVHGVLNGIRSFVPRMLERNVPARVVNTASVGGFLPSPLMSPYSATKFAVVALTESLYGELKMLGAPVGVSLLAPGPVQSGIFNDPFGAVHDRPEVRGFVDTMRSMLNAHGLTPDAFAARVFDGIRAGRYWLIPQPETIDGALQRRTDDILAARDPSLPSF, encoded by the coding sequence ATGACGAATTCGATTCGCTTCGACGGCGGCACCGCCGTGATCACCGGCGCGGCCAGCGGCATCGGCAGCGGGCTCGCACGCCACGCCGCCGGGCTCGGCATGCGCGTCGTGCTGGCCGATCTCGACCCGGCGAAGCTCGACGCATTCGCCGCGACGCTCGACACCGAGGTTCTGTGCGTGCCGACCGACGTCAGCCGGCCGGAAGCCGTCGACGCGTTGGCGAAGGCCGCCTGGCAGCGCTTCGGCGGCGTCGACCTGCTGTTCAACAACGCCGGTGTGATGGCGACCGGCTTCAGCTGGGAAATCACGCCGGAACGCTTCGAGCGCAGCTTCGCGATCAACGTGCACGGCGTGTTGAACGGCATCCGCAGCTTCGTGCCGCGGATGCTCGAGCGCAACGTGCCGGCGCGCGTCGTGAACACCGCGTCGGTCGGCGGGTTCCTGCCGAGCCCGCTGATGTCGCCTTATTCGGCGACGAAATTCGCGGTGGTCGCGCTGACGGAATCGCTGTATGGAGAACTGAAGATGCTGGGCGCACCGGTCGGCGTGTCGTTGCTCGCGCCGGGCCCGGTGCAGTCGGGCATCTTCAACGACCCGTTCGGCGCGGTGCACGACCGGCCCGAAGTACGCGGCTTCGTCGACACGATGCGCTCGATGCTGAACGCGCACGGGCTCACGCCCGACGCGTTCGCCGCGCGGGTGTTCGACGGTATCCGGGCAGGGCGCTACTGGCTGATTCCGCAACCGGAGACGATCGACGGCGCGCTGCAGCGGCGCACAGACGACATCCTCGCTGCACGCGATCCGTCGCTGCCGTCGTTCTGA
- a CDS encoding NUDIX hydrolase, whose protein sequence is MESLAPFSGSKIALFKDREILVYRRDDKPDIPFPGLWDLPGGGREGNETPEACVLRELHEEFGVTIPGSRISWSRVYPSSRPDRLPHWFFASWLSGAEIAAIRFGNEGQEWTLMDVDAYLRLTDAIPHLQARVIDYLSR, encoded by the coding sequence ATGGAATCGCTCGCCCCCTTCAGTGGTTCGAAAATCGCACTTTTCAAGGACCGGGAAATCCTCGTCTATCGACGCGACGACAAACCCGACATACCGTTTCCCGGTTTGTGGGACCTGCCGGGCGGAGGCCGGGAAGGGAACGAGACGCCCGAAGCTTGCGTGCTGCGTGAACTCCATGAGGAATTCGGAGTGACGATACCAGGCAGCCGGATCAGTTGGTCGCGGGTCTATCCGTCGAGTCGACCGGATCGCCTGCCACACTGGTTCTTCGCCAGTTGGTTGAGCGGAGCGGAAATCGCCGCGATCCGTTTCGGCAACGAAGGCCAGGAATGGACACTGATGGATGTCGATGCGTATCTGCGGCTCACCGACGCAATCCCGCACCTGCAGGCGCGCGTAATAGATTATCTGAGTCGCTGA
- a CDS encoding SDR family NAD(P)-dependent oxidoreductase, which yields MGILTSKVALVTGAGQGVGQGVAQALAAEGAHVAVVGRTLDKLLATCEAIRARNGVAEPFVCDVMDASQIEQCVDNVVARFGGVQILINNAQVVPLGRLLDVTDASFQAGLESGPIATLRMMRACHPHLKGDGVIVNFASSAAVRWDASGYGAYAATKEAIRALTRAAACEWGVDGIRVNAVAPHALSPGLKGWVDANPQEAAAFFRTIPLGRVGDCEQDIGRAIVFLASRDAAYLTGATLPLDGGQAYWG from the coding sequence ATGGGCATCCTGACAAGCAAGGTCGCGCTCGTGACGGGCGCGGGGCAGGGCGTCGGCCAGGGCGTCGCGCAGGCGCTCGCGGCGGAAGGGGCGCACGTCGCGGTGGTCGGCCGCACCCTCGACAAGCTGCTCGCGACCTGCGAGGCGATCCGCGCGCGCAACGGCGTGGCCGAGCCGTTCGTGTGCGACGTGATGGACGCGTCGCAGATCGAGCAATGCGTCGACAACGTCGTCGCGCGGTTCGGTGGCGTGCAGATCCTGATCAACAACGCGCAGGTCGTGCCGCTCGGCCGCCTGCTCGACGTCACCGACGCGAGTTTCCAGGCGGGGCTCGAATCGGGGCCGATCGCGACGCTGCGCATGATGCGCGCGTGCCATCCGCATCTGAAGGGTGACGGCGTGATCGTCAATTTTGCATCGTCCGCCGCGGTGCGCTGGGATGCATCCGGCTACGGCGCGTACGCGGCGACCAAGGAGGCGATCCGTGCGCTGACGCGCGCGGCCGCGTGTGAATGGGGCGTGGACGGCATCCGCGTGAATGCGGTCGCGCCGCATGCGTTGTCGCCGGGCCTGAAAGGCTGGGTCGACGCAAATCCGCAGGAAGCCGCCGCGTTCTTTCGCACGATTCCGCTCGGCCGCGTCGGCGACTGCGAGCAGGACATCGGTCGCGCGATCGTGTTCCTGGCGAGCCGCGACGCGGCCTACCTGACGGGCGCGACGCTGCCGCTCGACGGCGGCCAGGCTTACTGGGGCTGA
- a CDS encoding helix-turn-helix transcriptional regulator, whose amino-acid sequence MTTTRKLVLTEQASLIEQVQRIAEGLGAMFAPFTEVVVHDLRTPEHAILAIHNNLSGRAVGDPATELGLARIADDDFPPVLANYPNRFADGRTAKSTSIGIKDSTGRYVAALCLNADVTLFRGFQGMLNQFCSTDGEAVAETLDPAGADAIRQRIDAFAMRLATTPRELKTDQRRELMQTLKADGFLEVRRAMEIVSQHLGVSRATVYNDAK is encoded by the coding sequence ATGACCACCACCCGGAAACTCGTGCTGACCGAACAGGCATCGCTGATCGAACAGGTGCAGCGCATTGCCGAAGGGCTCGGCGCGATGTTCGCGCCGTTCACCGAAGTCGTGGTTCACGACCTGCGCACGCCGGAGCACGCGATCCTCGCGATCCACAACAACCTGTCGGGGCGCGCAGTCGGCGATCCCGCGACCGAACTCGGCCTCGCCCGCATCGCGGACGACGATTTCCCGCCCGTGCTCGCGAACTACCCGAACCGCTTCGCCGACGGCCGCACCGCGAAAAGCACGTCGATCGGCATCAAGGATTCGACCGGCCGCTACGTGGCCGCGCTGTGCCTGAATGCCGACGTCACGCTGTTCCGCGGCTTCCAGGGCATGCTGAACCAGTTCTGCAGCACGGACGGCGAAGCCGTCGCGGAAACGCTCGATCCGGCCGGCGCGGATGCGATCCGCCAACGCATCGACGCATTCGCGATGCGCCTCGCGACGACGCCGCGCGAACTGAAGACCGACCAGCGCCGCGAGTTGATGCAGACGTTGAAGGCCGACGGTTTCCTCGAAGTACGCCGCGCGATGGAGATCGTGTCGCAGCATCTCGGCGTCTCGCGCGCGACCGTCTACAACGATGCGAAATGA
- a CDS encoding EthD domain-containing protein produces MEKIMYVLWRDTQAAPDQWSRTVRAQLADKLLSLGAHGVQVNVADADVAPAAGLKQTNTHPGIDGIVAVWVDSANAMFRQPFDDAVRAVVPHMAAYLVTESQPIPNTRFPARPGERTTGFSQLAFLKRPPRLTHEAWLDVWHGHHTRVAIDTQDNFLYVQNVVVRALTHAAPGYDAIVEECFPAAAMTDPHAFFDALGDDEKFQRNVAEMMDSCGRFIDFDKIDVVPTSQYVVKAVRG; encoded by the coding sequence ATGGAGAAAATCATGTATGTGTTGTGGCGCGATACGCAGGCCGCGCCCGATCAGTGGAGCCGCACGGTGCGCGCGCAGCTCGCCGACAAGCTGCTGTCGCTCGGCGCGCACGGCGTGCAGGTGAACGTCGCCGATGCGGATGTCGCGCCGGCCGCCGGCCTGAAACAGACCAACACGCACCCGGGCATCGACGGGATCGTCGCGGTGTGGGTCGACAGCGCGAATGCGATGTTCCGTCAGCCGTTCGACGACGCGGTGCGCGCCGTCGTCCCGCACATGGCGGCGTATCTCGTCACCGAGTCGCAGCCGATTCCGAATACGCGCTTTCCGGCGCGGCCGGGGGAGCGCACGACGGGGTTCTCGCAGCTCGCGTTCCTGAAGCGGCCGCCGCGGCTGACGCACGAAGCGTGGCTCGACGTGTGGCACGGGCATCACACGCGCGTCGCGATCGATACGCAGGACAATTTCCTGTACGTGCAGAACGTCGTCGTGCGCGCGCTCACGCATGCGGCGCCGGGGTACGACGCGATCGTCGAGGAGTGCTTCCCCGCTGCCGCGATGACCGATCCGCATGCGTTCTTCGATGCGCTCGGCGATGACGAGAAGTTTCAGCGGAACGTGGCGGAAATGATGGACAGCTGCGGGCGATTCATCGATTTCGACAAGATCGATGTGGTGCCGACGAGTCAGTATGTGGTGAAGGCGGTGCGGGGGTGA
- a CDS encoding SDR family NAD(P)-dependent oxidoreductase, with product MTDSRTSVLAGKCALVTGASRGIGRAIAQRLASEGATVVVTARSLMQSATTAGTLAETVALIEQAGGRAIALAADLSNAAERDALVGRAAQAAGGLDILVNNAGVADYACVDAMPMTMFDTTIEHYLRIPFALAQAAIPLMRARGAGWIVNVGSVTALPPLRPFDDFSRAGGATVYAAVKAALSRFTQGLAAELEADGIAVNLVAPSTAIRTPGAARYIPEGYPTEDVAYLAETALALCRLPARERTGLVTHSLHFPLAQQLAVRSLDGRTVLPPPVVPAYAHPHIDPTGL from the coding sequence ATGACCGATTCCCGAACCAGCGTACTGGCCGGCAAGTGCGCGCTCGTGACGGGCGCAAGCCGCGGCATCGGCCGTGCGATCGCGCAGCGCCTCGCGTCCGAAGGCGCGACCGTCGTCGTGACGGCGCGCAGCCTCATGCAATCGGCGACGACCGCCGGCACGCTCGCCGAAACAGTTGCGCTGATCGAGCAGGCCGGCGGCCGCGCGATCGCGCTTGCGGCCGACCTGTCGAACGCAGCCGAGCGCGATGCGCTCGTCGGGCGCGCGGCGCAAGCCGCCGGCGGCCTCGACATTCTCGTCAACAACGCGGGCGTGGCCGACTACGCGTGCGTCGACGCGATGCCGATGACGATGTTCGACACGACGATCGAACACTATCTGCGCATTCCGTTCGCGCTGGCGCAGGCCGCGATCCCGCTGATGCGCGCCCGTGGCGCAGGCTGGATCGTCAACGTCGGCTCGGTGACGGCGCTGCCGCCGCTGCGGCCGTTCGACGATTTCTCGCGTGCGGGCGGCGCGACCGTCTATGCGGCGGTGAAAGCGGCGCTGTCGCGCTTCACGCAGGGGCTCGCGGCCGAACTCGAAGCCGACGGCATCGCGGTGAATCTCGTCGCGCCGAGCACGGCGATCCGCACGCCGGGCGCCGCGCGCTACATCCCTGAAGGCTATCCGACCGAGGACGTCGCGTATCTCGCCGAAACCGCGCTCGCGCTGTGCCGCCTGCCGGCGCGCGAACGCACGGGCCTCGTCACGCACAGCCTGCATTTCCCGCTCGCGCAGCAACTCGCGGTGCGCTCGCTCGACGGCCGCACGGTGCTGCCGCCGCCGGTGGTTCCCGCGTATGCGCATCCCCACATCGACCCGACAGGACTTTGA
- a CDS encoding Dabb family protein — protein MRHDTAQVFVSADCDAGAIEHALHAAAHARAGTKRVALARNLDGSWGAGDYTLDVLRDESAADGTVDFGALARLPGIERIDGARCRAIGGGLREPALREGVWRTLMLRTPPQAGTVRIAALERELLQMPAFMPGIRNWRLSRIEPPGAWTHVWQQEFAHVGDLLGEYLMHPYHWGWVDRRFDAESPDWTVDAISHAFCPLASSLLADTAA, from the coding sequence ATGCGGCATGACACGGCACAGGTATTCGTGTCGGCGGATTGCGATGCGGGCGCGATCGAGCATGCATTGCACGCAGCCGCGCACGCGCGGGCCGGCACGAAACGCGTGGCATTGGCACGCAATCTGGACGGCAGCTGGGGCGCGGGAGACTACACGCTCGACGTATTGCGCGACGAGTCGGCGGCCGACGGTACGGTGGATTTCGGCGCATTGGCTCGATTGCCGGGCATCGAGCGCATCGACGGCGCTCGATGCCGCGCGATCGGCGGCGGCCTGCGCGAACCGGCGCTGCGCGAGGGCGTGTGGCGCACGCTGATGCTGCGCACGCCGCCGCAGGCCGGCACAGTGCGGATCGCCGCGCTCGAACGCGAACTGCTGCAGATGCCCGCGTTCATGCCCGGCATCCGCAACTGGCGCCTGAGCCGGATCGAGCCCCCCGGCGCATGGACGCACGTGTGGCAGCAGGAATTCGCGCACGTCGGCGATCTGCTCGGCGAATACCTGATGCATCCGTATCACTGGGGCTGGGTCGACCGCCGGTTCGACGCCGAAAGCCCCGACTGGACGGTCGATGCGATCTCGCATGCGTTCTGTCCGCTCGCGTCGAGCCTGCTGGCGGATACGGCGGCCTGA
- a CDS encoding nuclear transport factor 2 family protein, translating into MTLIESLEARVRRLEDADAIRRLKARYFTCCDRKDPEGMRDCFAPGPVHIDYGRIGTFDTRDALVDVFAQLGCHPHIVEMHHGVNPEIDVLDATHARGTWGLHYQMIDTNARTLTQLGAYYDDAYRKVDGEWKIAGTRCVVTSTLSARYEGDAPGVLFAGVQPPAA; encoded by the coding sequence ATGACCCTCATCGAATCGCTGGAAGCGCGCGTGCGCCGGCTCGAGGACGCCGACGCAATCCGCCGGCTGAAGGCGCGCTACTTCACCTGCTGCGACCGCAAGGATCCGGAAGGGATGCGCGACTGCTTCGCGCCCGGCCCCGTGCATATCGACTACGGCCGGATCGGCACATTCGACACGCGCGACGCGCTCGTCGACGTGTTCGCGCAACTCGGCTGCCATCCGCACATCGTCGAGATGCACCACGGCGTGAATCCCGAGATCGACGTGCTCGACGCGACGCATGCACGCGGCACGTGGGGCCTGCACTACCAGATGATCGACACGAACGCGCGCACGCTCACGCAGCTCGGCGCGTACTACGACGACGCATACCGGAAGGTCGACGGCGAATGGAAGATCGCGGGCACGCGCTGCGTCGTCACGTCGACGCTGTCGGCCCGCTACGAAGGCGATGCGCCGGGCGTGCTGTTCGCCGGCGTGCAGCCGCCGGCCGCCTGA
- a CDS encoding YbaK/prolyl-tRNA synthetase associated domain-containing protein translates to MSDYPVFDTLCDLLNTSGARFRVLEHPAEGKSDAIAALRGTRPEQGAKAMLCTFKDGGDTTALAVIPGHLKIDFRKVADAVGRRKATLASPDLAATVTRCVMGAVPPFVFDPSVTLVVDPALVERNTEIAFNAGRLDRSVVLDAADYVRIAQPLLADITRPEATGGE, encoded by the coding sequence ATGAGCGACTATCCCGTTTTCGACACGCTTTGCGATCTGCTGAACACATCCGGTGCGCGGTTCCGTGTGCTGGAGCATCCGGCCGAAGGGAAATCCGACGCAATCGCCGCGCTGCGCGGCACGCGCCCCGAACAGGGCGCGAAGGCGATGCTCTGCACGTTCAAGGATGGCGGCGACACCACCGCGCTCGCGGTGATTCCCGGCCACCTGAAGATCGACTTCCGCAAGGTCGCCGATGCGGTCGGCCGCCGCAAGGCCACCCTCGCATCGCCCGACCTCGCGGCCACCGTCACGCGCTGCGTGATGGGCGCCGTGCCGCCGTTCGTGTTCGACCCGAGCGTGACGCTCGTCGTCGATCCGGCGCTGGTCGAACGCAACACCGAGATCGCCTTCAACGCCGGTCGCCTCGACCGCTCCGTCGTGCTCGATGCGGCCGACTACGTGCGGATCGCGCAGCCGCTGCTCGCCGACATCACGCGGCCGGAGGCGACGGGCGGCGAGTAA
- a CDS encoding threo-3-hydroxy-L-aspartate ammonia-lyase encodes MNAPTLPTYDDVAAAAARLEGHAHRTPVMTSRTIDEALGAQVFFKCENLQRMGAFKFRGAFNALSRFDAEQRRNGVVAFSSGNHAQAIALSARMLGIPATIVMPQDAPAAKMAATRGYGGKVVTYDRYTEDREQIGRELAAQHGLTLIPPYDHPDVIAGQGTAAKELFDEVGPLDAVFTPLGGGGLLSGTALATRALSPHATLYGVEPEAGNDGQQSFRSGAIVHIDTPRTIADGAQTQHLGNLTFPIIRRDVDDILTATDAELVDCMRFFATRMKMVVEPTGCLSLAAVRRMKDALQGKRVGVVISGGNVDLENFCALVSAPA; translated from the coding sequence ATGAACGCTCCGACTCTCCCCACATACGACGACGTCGCCGCCGCCGCGGCCCGGCTCGAAGGCCATGCGCACCGCACGCCGGTGATGACGTCGCGGACGATCGACGAAGCACTCGGCGCGCAAGTGTTCTTCAAGTGCGAGAACCTGCAGCGCATGGGCGCATTCAAGTTCCGCGGCGCGTTCAACGCGCTGTCGCGCTTCGACGCGGAGCAACGCCGCAACGGTGTCGTCGCGTTCTCGTCCGGCAACCATGCGCAGGCGATCGCGCTGTCGGCGCGCATGCTCGGCATTCCCGCGACGATCGTGATGCCGCAGGATGCGCCGGCCGCGAAGATGGCCGCGACGCGCGGCTACGGCGGCAAGGTCGTGACCTACGACCGCTATACCGAGGATCGCGAGCAGATCGGGCGCGAACTCGCCGCGCAGCACGGGCTCACACTGATCCCGCCCTACGACCACCCGGACGTGATCGCCGGCCAGGGCACGGCGGCCAAGGAACTGTTCGACGAAGTCGGCCCGCTCGATGCGGTATTCACGCCGCTCGGTGGCGGCGGGCTGCTGTCGGGCACCGCGCTCGCCACGCGCGCGCTGTCGCCGCACGCGACGCTTTACGGCGTCGAGCCGGAAGCCGGCAACGACGGCCAGCAATCGTTCCGCTCGGGCGCGATCGTGCATATCGACACGCCGCGCACGATCGCCGACGGCGCACAGACGCAGCACCTCGGCAACCTGACGTTCCCGATCATCCGCCGCGACGTCGACGACATCCTGACCGCGACGGACGCGGAACTGGTCGACTGCATGCGCTTCTTCGCCACGCGCATGAAGATGGTGGTCGAGCCGACCGGCTGCCTGTCGCTCGCCGCGGTGCGACGGATGAAGGACGCGCTGCAGGGCAAGCGCGTGGGCGTGGTGATCAGCGGCGGCAACGTCGATCTCGAGAACTTCTGCGCGCTGGTATCGGCGCCGGCATGA
- a CDS encoding SDR family NAD(P)-dependent oxidoreductase, with translation MTRNHEAPVAVVTGASRGAGKGIARALGAAGMTVYVTGRSQNEGDAPLPGTIHETAREIDALGGRGIAVACDHADDAQVKALFERVERESGRLDILVNNATCLHDQLILPGPFWEKSLDLVNILDVGLRSAYVASWHAARLMAQRRSGLIAFTSSFGASCYMHGAAYGAQKSGVDKFAKDMAVDLKPFDVAAVSIWMGPLRTERTTRVWEAHPDLYKEFSLVAESPEFTGRVIHAIHGDPQRMTLSGQVLVGAEAALRYGIADLDGKQPPSYRELLGGPVQAHPAIVA, from the coding sequence ATGACACGGAACCACGAGGCGCCGGTCGCCGTCGTGACGGGCGCCTCGCGCGGCGCGGGCAAGGGCATCGCGCGCGCGCTCGGCGCGGCCGGCATGACCGTCTATGTGACGGGCCGTTCGCAGAACGAAGGCGATGCGCCGCTGCCCGGCACGATCCACGAGACCGCACGCGAGATCGATGCGCTCGGCGGCCGCGGGATCGCGGTGGCCTGCGACCACGCGGACGACGCCCAGGTGAAGGCGCTGTTCGAGCGTGTCGAACGCGAAAGCGGGCGGCTCGACATTCTCGTGAACAACGCGACCTGCCTGCACGATCAGCTGATCCTGCCGGGCCCGTTCTGGGAGAAGTCGCTCGATCTCGTCAACATCCTCGATGTCGGGCTGCGCTCGGCCTATGTCGCGAGCTGGCACGCGGCGCGACTGATGGCGCAGCGCCGCAGCGGGCTGATCGCATTTACGTCGTCGTTCGGCGCGAGCTGCTATATGCACGGCGCGGCGTACGGTGCGCAGAAGTCCGGCGTCGACAAGTTCGCGAAGGACATGGCCGTCGATCTGAAGCCGTTCGACGTCGCGGCCGTGTCGATCTGGATGGGCCCGCTGCGCACGGAGCGCACGACGCGCGTGTGGGAAGCACACCCGGATCTGTACAAGGAATTCTCGCTCGTCGCGGAAAGCCCCGAGTTCACCGGCCGCGTGATTCACGCGATTCATGGCGATCCGCAGCGCATGACGCTGTCGGGCCAGGTGCTCGTCGGCGCGGAAGCCGCGCTGCGGTACGGCATCGCCGATCTCGACGGCAAGCAGCCGCCGTCGTACCGCGAACTGCTGGGTGGGCCTGTACAGGCGCATCCGGCGATCGTCGCCTGA
- a CDS encoding TetR/AcrR family transcriptional regulator, which yields MKRAALDNGRVLTERGKHAVNKIMAGAIEIFVDEGYGGLTMRKVAAKAGLALSNLQHYFPTREDIFEAILTVTREAYANTYDSVRADTSLTPEGRLEKVVRLLLEDSKQPRTQSLFVNFWALAQTQEFARKMLEEGYEFQRGVIAGLIEAVNPALPQAVRIRRAALVTAQIEGLIVLIPQRNRFPSDIKGIEDDAVMAILALAKAP from the coding sequence TTGAAGAGGGCGGCTCTCGATAACGGACGCGTCTTGACCGAGCGCGGCAAGCACGCTGTGAACAAGATTATGGCCGGTGCCATCGAGATCTTCGTGGACGAAGGCTACGGCGGGCTGACCATGAGGAAGGTCGCGGCAAAAGCCGGATTGGCGCTGTCGAACCTGCAGCACTACTTTCCCACGCGCGAGGACATCTTCGAGGCCATCCTGACCGTGACGAGGGAGGCGTACGCCAACACGTACGACAGCGTGCGTGCGGACACGTCGCTGACACCCGAGGGCCGTCTGGAGAAAGTGGTCCGGCTGCTGCTCGAAGACAGCAAGCAGCCTAGGACCCAAAGCCTGTTCGTGAACTTCTGGGCACTGGCTCAGACGCAAGAGTTCGCGCGGAAAATGCTCGAAGAGGGGTATGAATTTCAACGCGGCGTGATCGCCGGCCTCATCGAAGCCGTGAACCCGGCGCTGCCACAAGCGGTACGCATCCGGCGCGCGGCGCTTGTTACGGCACAGATCGAGGGGCTCATCGTGCTGATACCGCAAAGGAATCGGTTTCCGTCGGATATCAAGGGAATCGAGGACGATGCGGTGATGGCCATTCTGGCGTTGGCCAAGGCGCCGTGA